A window from Carassius gibelio isolate Cgi1373 ecotype wild population from Czech Republic chromosome B3, carGib1.2-hapl.c, whole genome shotgun sequence encodes these proteins:
- the LOC127953711 gene encoding uncharacterized protein LOC127953711 — MLALRSIGSCLPLFVMAIVFDILGVILLFVGIFGNVQMHGVFYGDFLIHTGALVLFASLALWIMWYVGNIRVKDEGLARSPSAADSVKKLARKLTERLSKTHLKDNTGERTGSKASTLRNVTWGKSTFFPGHKDPESDLIKCDELSKEKSDDDQFMCYQNQGYEDEESCKPIPEETEDQSRSEDGPEADADQAQEETPDDQPESIDVRL; from the exons ATGCTGGCGCTGAGGTCCATCGGCAGCTGCCTGCCGTTATTCGTCATGGCGATCGTCTTCGACATCCTCGGTGTGATTCTGCTGTTCGTCGGGATTTTCGGTAACGTGCAGATGCACGGCGTGTTTTACGGGGATTTCCTCATCCACACCGGCGCGCTGGTCCTGTTCGCCAGCCTGGCCTTGTGGATCATGTGGTATGTGGGGAACATCAGGGTGAAGGATGAAGGTTTGGCGCGCAGCCCGAGCGCCGCAGACAGCGTCAAAAAACTCGCGAGGAAGCTCACGGAGAGACTTTCCAAAACACACCTGAAGGACAACACCG GTGAGAGAACAGGAAGCAAAGCTTCCACCCTTCGAAACGTAACTTGGGGGAAATCCACCTTTTTCCCAGGACACAAAGATCCCGAGTCGGATTTGATCAAATGTGATGAACTATCCAAAGAAAAGTCAGACGATGATCAGTTCATGTGCTACCAGAACCAAGGGTACGAGGACGAGGAGTCCTGCAAACCGATTCCAGAGGAGACAGAAGACCAGAGCCGGTCAGAAGACGGTCCTGAAGCAGACGCTGATCAAGCTCAGGAGGAGACGCCAGACGATCAGCCAGAGAGCATTGATGTTCGGCTCTGA